The Monodelphis domestica isolate mMonDom1 chromosome 7, mMonDom1.pri, whole genome shotgun sequence genome window below encodes:
- the SMURF1 gene encoding E3 ubiquitin-protein ligase SMURF1 isoform X1 — protein MSNPGTRRNGSSIKIRLTVLCAKNLAKKDFFRLPDPFAKIVVDGSGQCHSTDTVKNTLDPKWNQHYDLYVGKTDSITISVWNHKKIHKKQGAGFLGCVRLLSNAISRLKDTGYQRLDLCKLNPTDTDAVRGQIVVSLQTRDRIGTGGSVVDCRGLLENEGTVYEDSGPGRPLSCFMEEPAPYTDSTGAAGGGNCRFVESPSQDQRLQAQRLRNPEVRGHIQTPQNRPHGHQSPDLPEGYEQRTTVQGQVYFLHTQTGVSTWHDPRIPRDLNSVNCDELGPLPPGWEVRSTVSGRIYFVDHNNRTTQFTDPRLHHIMNHQCQLKEPSQPLSVPNEGSLEDEELPAQRYERDLVQKLKVLRHELSLQQPQAGHCRIEVSREEIFEESYRQIMKMRPKDLKKRLMVKFRGEEGLDYGGVAREWLYLLCHEMLNPYYGLFQYSTDNIYMLQINPDSSINPDHLSYFHFVGRIMGLAVFHGHYINGGFTVPFYKQLLGKPIQLSDLESVDPELHKSLVWILENDITPVLDHTFCVEHNAFGRILQHELKPNGRNVPVTEENKKEYVRLYVNWRFMRGIEAQFLALQKGFNELIPQHLLKPFDQKELELIIGGLDKIDLNDWKSNTRLKHCMADSNIVKWFWQAVETFDEERRARLLQFVTGSTRVPLQGFKALQGSTGAAGPRLFTIHLIDANTDNLPKAHTCFNRIDIPPYESYEKLYEKLLTAVEETCGFAVE, from the exons TACTTTGTGCCAAGAACCTTGCAAAGAAAGACTTCTTCA GACTTCCTGACCCCTTTGCAAAAATAGTGGTTGATGGGTCTGGTCAGTGCCATTCAACTGACACTGTGAAAAACACATTGGATCCTAAGTGGAATCAGCATTATGATCT ATATGTTGGAAAAACGGATTCTATAACCATTAGTGTGTGGAACCACAAGAAAATCCACAAGAAACAGGGAGCTGGCTTCCTGGGGTGTGTGCGTCTTCTCTCCAATGCCATCAGCAGATTAAAAGATACTGGAT ACCAGCGTTTGGATCTATGCAAACTAAACCCCACAGATACTGATGCAGTTCGTGGCCAAATAGTGG TCAGTTTACAGACCCGAGACAGAATAGGCACTGGAGGCTCTGTTGTGGACTGCAGAGGactcttagaaaatgaagg AACGGTATATGAAGACTCAGGTCCTGGAAGGCCACTTAGCTGCTTTATGGAGGAACCAGCCCCATACACAGACAGTACTGGTGCTGCTGGTGGAGGAAATTGCAGATTTGTGGAATCTCCAAGCCAGGATCAAAGACTTCAGGCACAGAGACTTCGAAACCCAGAGGTCCGAGGTCATATCCAGACCCCTCAGAACCGACCACATGGCCACCAATCCCCTGACCTACCTGAAGGCTATG AACAAAGAACAACAGTCCAAGGACAGGTTTACTTTTTGCACACACAGACTGGCGTGAGCACATGGCATGACCCTAGAATACCAAG AGACCTTAACAGTGTGAATTGTGATGAACTTGGACCCCTACCACCAGGTTGGGAAGTTAGAAGTACAGTTTCTGGGAGAATATATTTTGTAGATCACAATAACAGGACAACCCAGTTCACAGATCCAAGATTACATCATATTAtgaa tcacCAATGCCAACTAAAGGAACCCAGCCAGCCTTTGTCAGTGCCGAATGAAGGGTCATTAGAAGATGAAGAACTTCCTGCCCAGAGATATGAGAGAGATTTAGTACAAAAATTAAAAGTCCTTAGACATGAACTTTCTCTTCAACAGCCCCAAGCTGGGCATTGCCGCATAGAAGTATCCAGAGAAGAAATTTTTGAG GAATCTTACCGTCAGATAATGAAGATGAGACCAAAAGACTTGAAAAAGAGGTTAATGGTGAAATTCCGTGGCGAAGAAGGCCTAGATTATGGTGGAGTGGCCCG AGAGtggctctatttactgtgccatgAAATGTTGAATCCGTATTATGGACTCTTCCAGTATTCTACAGATAATATTTACATGCTGCAAATCAATCCAGACTCTTCAATCAACCCT GATCACTTGTCTTATTTTCACTTTGTTGGTCGGATAATGGGTCTGGCTGTGTTCCATGGACACTACATCAATGGAGGTTTCACAGTTCCTTTCTACAAACAGCTACTGGGAAAACCCATTCAGCTATCAGATCTGGAATCAGTTGACCCTGAGCTACACAAGAGCTTAGTTTGGATTTT AGAGAATGACATCACTCCTGTGTTGGATCATACTTTCTGCGTAGAACATAATGCTTTTGGGCGGATTCTTCAGCATGAGCTCAAACCAAATGGTAGAAATGTTCCTGTTACAGAGGAGAACAAGAAAGAATATGTCCG GTTGTATGTAAATTGGAGGTTTATGAGAGGAATCGAGGCTCAGTTCCTAGCACTTCAGAAAGGATTTAATGAGCTCATCCCCCAACACTTACTAAAGCCTTTTGACCAGAAGGAGCTTGAG CTCATAATAGGAGGCCTGGATAAAATAGATCTGAATGATTGGAAGTCAAATACCCGTCTCAAGCATTGCATGGCagatagcaatattgtaaagtgGTTCTGGCAGGCGGTCGAGACATTTGATGAAGAAAGGAGAGCCAGGTTGCTGCAGTTCGTCACTGGTTCAACACGAGTTCCTCTCCAAGGCTTCAAGGCTTTGCAAG GTTCTACAGGCGCCGCAGGACCCAGGCTATTTACCATCCACTTGATAGATGCAAATACAGACAACCTTCCTAAGGCCCACACCTG
- the SMURF1 gene encoding E3 ubiquitin-protein ligase SMURF1 isoform X2 has protein sequence MSNPGTRRNGSSIKIRLTVLCAKNLAKKDFFRLPDPFAKIVVDGSGQCHSTDTVKNTLDPKWNQHYDLYVGKTDSITISVWNHKKIHKKQGAGFLGCVRLLSNAISRLKDTGYQRLDLCKLNPTDTDAVRGQIVVSLQTRDRIGTGGSVVDCRGLLENEGTVYEDSGPGRPLSCFMEEPAPYTDSTGAAGGGNCRFVESPSQDQRLQAQRLRNPEVRGHIQTPQNRPHGHQSPDLPEGYEQRTTVQGQVYFLHTQTGVSTWHDPRIPRDLNSVNCDELGPLPPGWEVRSTVSGRIYFVDHNNRTTQFTDPRLHHIMNHQCQLKEPSQPLSVPNEGSLEDEELPAQRYERDLVQKLKVLRHELSLQQPQAGHCRIEVSREEIFEESYRQIMKMRPKDLKKRLMVKFRGEEGLDYGGVAREWLYLLCHEMLNPYYGLFQYSTDNIYMLQINPDSSINPDHLSYFHFVGRIMGLAVFHGHYINGGFTVPFYKQLLGKPIQLSDLESVDPELHKSLVWILENDITPVLDHTFCVEHNAFGRILQHELKPNGRNVPVTEENKKEYVRLYVNWRFMRGIEAQFLALQKGFNELIPQHLLKPFDQKELELIIGGLDKIDLNDWKSNTRLKHCMADSNIVKWFWQAVETFDEERRARLLQFVTGSTRVPLQGFKALQGAAGPRLFTIHLIDANTDNLPKAHTCFNRIDIPPYESYEKLYEKLLTAVEETCGFAVE, from the exons TACTTTGTGCCAAGAACCTTGCAAAGAAAGACTTCTTCA GACTTCCTGACCCCTTTGCAAAAATAGTGGTTGATGGGTCTGGTCAGTGCCATTCAACTGACACTGTGAAAAACACATTGGATCCTAAGTGGAATCAGCATTATGATCT ATATGTTGGAAAAACGGATTCTATAACCATTAGTGTGTGGAACCACAAGAAAATCCACAAGAAACAGGGAGCTGGCTTCCTGGGGTGTGTGCGTCTTCTCTCCAATGCCATCAGCAGATTAAAAGATACTGGAT ACCAGCGTTTGGATCTATGCAAACTAAACCCCACAGATACTGATGCAGTTCGTGGCCAAATAGTGG TCAGTTTACAGACCCGAGACAGAATAGGCACTGGAGGCTCTGTTGTGGACTGCAGAGGactcttagaaaatgaagg AACGGTATATGAAGACTCAGGTCCTGGAAGGCCACTTAGCTGCTTTATGGAGGAACCAGCCCCATACACAGACAGTACTGGTGCTGCTGGTGGAGGAAATTGCAGATTTGTGGAATCTCCAAGCCAGGATCAAAGACTTCAGGCACAGAGACTTCGAAACCCAGAGGTCCGAGGTCATATCCAGACCCCTCAGAACCGACCACATGGCCACCAATCCCCTGACCTACCTGAAGGCTATG AACAAAGAACAACAGTCCAAGGACAGGTTTACTTTTTGCACACACAGACTGGCGTGAGCACATGGCATGACCCTAGAATACCAAG AGACCTTAACAGTGTGAATTGTGATGAACTTGGACCCCTACCACCAGGTTGGGAAGTTAGAAGTACAGTTTCTGGGAGAATATATTTTGTAGATCACAATAACAGGACAACCCAGTTCACAGATCCAAGATTACATCATATTAtgaa tcacCAATGCCAACTAAAGGAACCCAGCCAGCCTTTGTCAGTGCCGAATGAAGGGTCATTAGAAGATGAAGAACTTCCTGCCCAGAGATATGAGAGAGATTTAGTACAAAAATTAAAAGTCCTTAGACATGAACTTTCTCTTCAACAGCCCCAAGCTGGGCATTGCCGCATAGAAGTATCCAGAGAAGAAATTTTTGAG GAATCTTACCGTCAGATAATGAAGATGAGACCAAAAGACTTGAAAAAGAGGTTAATGGTGAAATTCCGTGGCGAAGAAGGCCTAGATTATGGTGGAGTGGCCCG AGAGtggctctatttactgtgccatgAAATGTTGAATCCGTATTATGGACTCTTCCAGTATTCTACAGATAATATTTACATGCTGCAAATCAATCCAGACTCTTCAATCAACCCT GATCACTTGTCTTATTTTCACTTTGTTGGTCGGATAATGGGTCTGGCTGTGTTCCATGGACACTACATCAATGGAGGTTTCACAGTTCCTTTCTACAAACAGCTACTGGGAAAACCCATTCAGCTATCAGATCTGGAATCAGTTGACCCTGAGCTACACAAGAGCTTAGTTTGGATTTT AGAGAATGACATCACTCCTGTGTTGGATCATACTTTCTGCGTAGAACATAATGCTTTTGGGCGGATTCTTCAGCATGAGCTCAAACCAAATGGTAGAAATGTTCCTGTTACAGAGGAGAACAAGAAAGAATATGTCCG GTTGTATGTAAATTGGAGGTTTATGAGAGGAATCGAGGCTCAGTTCCTAGCACTTCAGAAAGGATTTAATGAGCTCATCCCCCAACACTTACTAAAGCCTTTTGACCAGAAGGAGCTTGAG CTCATAATAGGAGGCCTGGATAAAATAGATCTGAATGATTGGAAGTCAAATACCCGTCTCAAGCATTGCATGGCagatagcaatattgtaaagtgGTTCTGGCAGGCGGTCGAGACATTTGATGAAGAAAGGAGAGCCAGGTTGCTGCAGTTCGTCACTGGTTCAACACGAGTTCCTCTCCAAGGCTTCAAGGCTTTGCAAG GCGCCGCAGGACCCAGGCTATTTACCATCCACTTGATAGATGCAAATACAGACAACCTTCCTAAGGCCCACACCTG